One stretch of Erpetoichthys calabaricus chromosome 14, fErpCal1.3, whole genome shotgun sequence DNA includes these proteins:
- the vps25 gene encoding vacuolar protein-sorting-associated protein 25, whose amino-acid sequence MSFEWPWQYNFPPFFTLQPNADTRQKQLVAWCSLVLTYCRHHKIYTLDVMEAQESPIFNNKKIERKLPTEAVQIIFEELRKKGNLEWIDKNKSRCLIMWRRPEEWGKLIYQWVSKNGMTNSVFTLYELSNGDDTAKEEFHGLEEWMLLKSLQALQLEQKAEIIAFNDSKGVKFF is encoded by the exons ATGAGTTTTGAGTGGCCCTGGCAGTACAATTTTCCGCCTTTCTTCAC ACTCCAACCAAATGCAGACACCCGGCAGAAGCAGCTGGTCGCTTGGTGCTCTCTGGTATTGACCTACTGCCGACATCACAAAATCTATACCCTTGATGTAATGGAGGCTCAAGAGAGTCCGATCTTCAACAATAAGAAAATCGAGA GAAAACTCCCAACAGAGGCagttcaaattatttttgaagaGCTAAGAAAAAAAG GCAACCTAGAATGGATAGATAAGAATAAAAGCCGATGTTTGATAATGTGGAGAAGGCCAGAAGAGTGGGGGAAACTAATATACCAATGG GTATCTAAAAATGGAATGACAAACTCCGTATTTACACTGTATGAACTTTCAAATGGAGACGACACTGCAAAAGAAG AATTCCATGGACTGGAGGAGTGGATGCTCCTAAAATCCTTACAGGCTTTGCAGCTGGAGCAAAAAGCAGAAATCATTGCATTCAATGATAGCAAGGGTGTTAAGTTCTTTTGA